Sequence from the Chitinophagales bacterium genome:
TCGATAAAATTTGGTTGTAATCTTGGTTAATATCTGCCTCCACAAAATCTACTCCGTATTGTATACATTTGGTTTTGATTTTGTTTATTTTATCTTCCATTGCTTTTTGAAATTTTGATTGCAATTCTGAGGGTATCAATTTAATTTTTTCACCTGTTTCCATATCAATAAACTCAGTAGGCTGAATTCCATAATCAAGCTCTATTTCTGTTTTTTTCTGATGCACATAAAATAATATTAAATCATGCTTTTGAAATGCGAGGTGCTGAAGTGCCTTTACAAATTTTTCGTCAAAACTGTCATCGATAGTGGTATTCAATAGATCCGTAAAAATGACAACGAGGGTTCGACGCTTCAACGAATATGCCAAACCATGAATGCATTCGATAATATTGGAGGTAGAATGATTGTTTTCTTTTTGCAAATAGTTATTTAAAGCGGTATAAATTAACTGCTTATTCTTCTCAGTCAGCTTTGGCTCTATATTCTGTAGAATGGAGTCTGAAAAGAGGGTTAAACCAAAAGCATCTCGTTGTTTTTTTAACAAGTGAATGAGACTGGCCGCTGCTATACTGCTAAATTCAAGTTTTGTTCGGGGATTTTCTTTAGGAAAATACATGGAGCTAGATACATCGATAACCAATTGACAACGGAGATTGGTTTCTTCATCGTATTTTTTGATAAAAAGCTTATCCGTTCTGGCGAATACCTTGTAATCAATACTTTTTAGATTATCTCCTAGATTGTATTGCTTATGTTCACGAAACTCGGCAGAAAATCCGTGAAATGGACTGCGATGCAGTCCAATCAGGTATC
This genomic interval carries:
- a CDS encoding DUF58 domain-containing protein, with translation MIKELNSIDKLDLLAKKIVEGYLIGLHRSPFHGFSAEFREHKQYNLGDNLKSIDYKVFARTDKLFIKKYDEETNLRCQLVIDVSSSMYFPKENPRTKLEFSSIAAASLIHLLKKQRDAFGLTLFSDSILQNIEPKLTEKNKQLIYTALNNYLQKENNHSTSNIIECIHGLAYSLKRRTLVVIFTDLLNTTIDDSFDEKFVKALQHLAFQKHDLILFYVHQKKTEIELDYGIQPTEFIDMETGEKIKLIPSELQSKFQKAMEDKINKIKTKCIQYGVDFVEADINQDYNQILSSFLRKRTKMLK